One window from the genome of Natrialba magadii ATCC 43099 encodes:
- a CDS encoding alpha,alpha-trehalose-phosphate synthase (UDP-forming) — MRVPDEQSSTHTYNLRADGSGRDHDRERPSDAEFEFESASASEAESGREHEHECEAESDSESAGTDGDATPDTATASASSSDSDAGSDSDSNSDSDSDSDSDSDSDSDSVPESDADHDHATNARTMQSSPPTDCPDSLIVVSNRQPYRHTYDEESVADNDDENEDEDEDEHATDTTNTSETDATSPPISVDEPTGGLTAGLDPVLQEANGTWIAWGDGDADFDVTNQRDCVRVPPGDEDYTLRRIDLSEEAVDAYYRGFSNRVLWPLCHGFAELVDERPNDLEWYRTVNERFAAAVADHASDESVVWLQDYHFALAPRMIRQAIPDSASIAQFWHIPWPAPATFDYCPAGEEVLEGLLGNDLLGFHVERYANAFLDCVRRFLPDATVDHEQGTIQYEGQITRVVATPMGVDAESYDQHAHDADADQLLSLFDRYDIPRNSAIGLGVDRLDYTKGIPERLTALERFFAENPSWHGDFTFIQKATPSRTEIPAYARHGDLVRSEVDRINRRFGTDDWQPIVYTEDYVEHDDLCALYRHADVMIVSPLIDGMNLVAQEYVAASVDADGTLLLSDRAGAHERLSSHALTIDPTDVQGFATAIDDALSMPPQERTTRMKALRSNVFDGDIADWMATQFDLLRRVHEGADSSNSAERVPQSQRQRQSVSKTGSGREYGVESEMRSEWESDSGTDADSGSDSDSDSDSNSDSDSDSDSDSDPDPDSRERTPPV; from the coding sequence ATGCGAGTTCCCGACGAGCAGTCGTCGACGCACACGTATAATCTTCGAGCTGACGGGTCTGGGCGAGATCACGACCGAGAACGACCGAGTGACGCTGAGTTCGAATTCGAATCTGCATCTGCATCTGAAGCTGAATCCGGCCGCGAACACGAGCACGAGTGTGAAGCCGAGTCAGATAGCGAGTCCGCAGGAACAGACGGTGACGCGACACCGGACACAGCGACGGCGTCAGCGTCGAGTTCGGATTCGGATGCGGGTTCGGACTCGGACTCGAACTCGGACTCGGACTCGGACTCGGACTCGGACTCGGACTCGGACTCGGACTCGGTTCCCGAATCAGACGCAGACCATGATCACGCGACCAACGCACGCACAATGCAGTCTTCTCCACCCACCGACTGTCCTGACTCTCTCATCGTCGTCTCGAACCGACAGCCGTACCGGCACACCTACGACGAGGAGTCGGTTGCGGACAACGACGACGAGAATGAGGATGAGGATGAGGATGAGCACGCTACAGACACGACGAACACGTCCGAGACGGACGCAACGTCGCCGCCAATCTCCGTCGACGAGCCTACCGGTGGACTAACCGCCGGACTCGACCCTGTCCTCCAGGAAGCCAACGGCACCTGGATTGCCTGGGGCGACGGTGACGCCGACTTCGACGTCACGAACCAGCGCGACTGCGTTCGCGTTCCACCAGGCGACGAGGACTACACGCTCCGGCGCATCGACCTCTCCGAGGAAGCCGTCGACGCCTACTATCGCGGGTTCAGCAACCGCGTCCTCTGGCCGCTCTGTCACGGCTTCGCCGAACTCGTCGATGAGCGTCCGAACGATCTCGAGTGGTACCGAACCGTCAACGAGCGCTTCGCTGCAGCGGTCGCCGACCACGCGAGCGACGAGTCGGTCGTCTGGCTACAGGACTACCACTTCGCACTCGCACCCCGCATGATCCGCCAGGCGATTCCCGACTCGGCGAGTATCGCCCAGTTCTGGCACATCCCCTGGCCGGCACCCGCGACGTTCGACTACTGCCCTGCCGGCGAGGAGGTACTCGAGGGACTCCTCGGCAACGACCTCCTTGGATTCCACGTCGAGCGCTACGCAAATGCGTTCCTCGACTGTGTCCGACGGTTTCTGCCGGATGCGACGGTCGACCACGAGCAGGGGACGATTCAGTACGAGGGTCAGATCACCCGCGTCGTCGCGACGCCGATGGGCGTCGACGCCGAATCGTACGACCAGCACGCACACGACGCCGACGCAGACCAGTTGCTCTCGCTGTTCGACCGCTACGATATCCCGCGGAACTCGGCGATCGGACTCGGCGTCGACCGACTCGATTACACGAAGGGGATCCCGGAGCGCTTGACTGCACTCGAGCGCTTCTTCGCCGAGAACCCGAGCTGGCACGGTGACTTCACGTTCATCCAGAAGGCAACACCGTCGCGCACTGAAATTCCGGCCTACGCGCGCCACGGCGACCTCGTCCGCAGCGAAGTCGACCGGATCAACCGCCGGTTCGGCACCGACGACTGGCAACCGATCGTCTACACCGAGGACTACGTCGAACACGACGATCTCTGTGCGCTGTATCGCCACGCCGACGTGATGATCGTCAGCCCGCTGATCGACGGCATGAACCTGGTCGCACAGGAGTACGTCGCTGCGAGCGTCGACGCCGACGGCACGCTGCTGTTGAGCGACCGTGCGGGCGCACACGAGCGTCTGAGTTCGCACGCACTCACTATCGACCCCACTGACGTACAGGGCTTCGCGACAGCCATCGACGACGCGCTTTCGATGCCACCACAGGAGCGGACAACGCGGATGAAGGCCCTCCGGTCGAACGTCTTCGACGGCGACATCGCCGACTGGATGGCAACCCAGTTCGACCTGTTGCGCCGCGTCCACGAGGGCGCGGACTCGAGTAACAGTGCGGAGCGGGTGCCACAGTCACAGAGACAGAGACAGTCGGTCTCGAAGACTGGATCGGGGAGAGAGTACGGAGTGGAATCAGAGATGAGGTCGGAATGGGAATCAGATTCTGGCACGGATGCAGACTCGGGTTCTGATTCTGATTCTGATTCAGACTCAAATTCAGATTCGGACTCGGACTCGGACTCGGACTCGGACCCGGACCCGGACTCGCGCGAACGAACCCCACCGGTGTAA
- a CDS encoding ribbon-helix-helix domain-containing protein → MAKDTVRYPDEVVDQIDELVEDGMFESKSEFYRFSAEYVLTLVDSDHDVKTFNFDEIKSELDISEADHAKALGTDGGTFFLDAVITVRKQGLRGNYEAAERFIDSHYEPTDQECIILEELLGTYRDGANSA, encoded by the coding sequence ATGGCTAAAGATACCGTCAGGTACCCAGACGAGGTCGTCGATCAGATCGATGAACTCGTCGAAGACGGTATGTTCGAGAGCAAATCCGAGTTCTATCGGTTCTCCGCGGAGTACGTCCTTACGCTGGTTGACTCCGACCACGACGTCAAGACGTTCAACTTCGACGAGATTAAATCCGAACTCGACATCAGCGAGGCTGACCACGCGAAGGCGCTCGGCACAGACGGCGGGACGTTCTTTTTGGATGCCGTCATCACGGTCCGGAAACAGGGACTGCGCGGCAACTACGAGGCCGCAGAGCGCTTCATCGATTCGCACTACGAGCCGACCGATCAGGAGTGTATCATCCTCGAAGAACTGCTCGGAACGTACCGCGACGGGGCGAATAGCGCGTAA
- a CDS encoding universal stress protein, producing the protein MYQDLVLATDGSEGAAQATEHAIELAYRLESTLHILSVAEEGPHSTEKRDEMRTDAESDAEAAVAEAERAAADVGIEVTTTILDGVPQDEIVGFADEQGMDMIIVGTVGRSGLDKLVVGSVAEEVIQNASVPVVTVRESEAE; encoded by the coding sequence ATGTATCAGGATCTGGTGCTCGCGACCGACGGCAGTGAGGGCGCAGCGCAAGCGACTGAACACGCGATCGAACTCGCCTACCGACTCGAGAGCACACTGCATATTCTCTCGGTTGCCGAAGAGGGACCACACAGTACCGAGAAACGCGACGAGATGCGCACCGACGCGGAATCGGACGCTGAAGCCGCCGTTGCCGAAGCGGAGCGTGCAGCCGCCGATGTCGGGATTGAAGTGACGACGACCATCCTCGACGGGGTCCCACAGGATGAAATCGTTGGCTTCGCCGACGAACAGGGGATGGATATGATTATCGTCGGCACTGTGGGTCGCTCCGGACTCGACAAATTGGTTGTCGGGAGTGTTGCTGAGGAAGTGATTCAGAACGCGTCGGTTCCGGTCGTCACCGTTCGAGAGTCGGAGGCTGAGTGA
- a CDS encoding MTH865 family protein has translation MADEDEIREQMIDAFEGADYPISSPMDLVPALPNGPGTKFESGEFSMTAMELNTKTSGGDFPYDDAETFVDDIIDDLKDQGEL, from the coding sequence ATGGCAGACGAAGACGAAATCCGTGAGCAGATGATCGACGCGTTCGAAGGTGCTGACTACCCCATCTCGAGTCCGATGGACCTCGTCCCCGCGCTCCCGAACGGCCCGGGAACGAAGTTCGAGTCGGGAGAGTTCTCGATGACCGCGATGGAACTGAACACAAAGACGTCGGGCGGAGACTTCCCGTACGACGATGCAGAGACGTTCGTCGATGACATCATCGACGACCTCAAAGACCAGGGTGAACTGTAA
- the otsB gene encoding trehalose-phosphatase, producing the protein MSEQHSSTEPTREPDETTQHSSTDDRPTPLTGEHLPQLRATLADASHLLVCLDFDGTLAPIVDDPDAAAPTAANETAVASLAAAKPVTTAIVSGRGLNDVRTRVDEPRIYAGNHGLELAWDGALAMHPAARERAARVEAVCETLETVLEPIPNARVENKRLTGTVHVRTVPAGARPVVRRLTRSVVERLGGDDLELSPGKRILEIGPDVDWGKGDAVSLISSELPAETVPIYIGDDVTDESAFRAVAPDGIGIRVGDDEPSAASYRVDSPDDVAGVLEWLGAAGVSLVTEGSATYPDQSDARHDDDQRFERGPKRWSVSMANE; encoded by the coding sequence ATGTCTGAGCAGCACTCATCGACCGAACCGACCCGCGAACCTGACGAGACGACCCAGCACAGTTCGACAGACGACCGCCCTACACCGCTCACCGGTGAGCACCTGCCACAGCTCCGCGCGACGCTCGCGGACGCCAGCCATCTGCTCGTCTGTCTCGACTTCGACGGCACGCTCGCGCCAATCGTCGACGACCCCGACGCCGCAGCGCCGACGGCCGCAAACGAGACCGCGGTAGCGTCGCTCGCCGCAGCCAAACCAGTCACCACCGCAATCGTCAGCGGCCGCGGTCTCAACGACGTTCGCACGCGCGTTGACGAGCCACGGATCTACGCCGGTAACCACGGCCTCGAACTCGCCTGGGACGGCGCACTCGCAATGCATCCCGCAGCCCGCGAGCGCGCTGCTCGCGTCGAGGCCGTCTGCGAAACGCTCGAGACGGTCCTCGAACCGATCCCGAACGCGCGCGTCGAAAACAAACGACTCACCGGCACTGTTCACGTCCGAACCGTTCCCGCTGGCGCGCGTCCCGTCGTCCGCCGACTCACTCGCTCTGTCGTCGAGCGTCTCGGCGGCGACGATCTCGAACTCTCACCCGGCAAACGAATCCTCGAGATCGGTCCCGATGTCGACTGGGGAAAAGGCGACGCCGTCTCGCTCATCAGTTCCGAACTCCCAGCGGAGACCGTCCCAATCTACATCGGCGACGACGTCACCGACGAATCCGCCTTCCGCGCCGTTGCGCCGGACGGAATCGGAATCAGAGTTGGTGATGACGAGCCGTCCGCTGCCAGCTACCGCGTCGACTCCCCTGACGATGTCGCGGGGGTACTCGAGTGGCTCGGTGCTGCTGGAGTGTCACTCGTTACTGAGGGGAGTGCTACTTATCCAGACCAGTCGGACGCGAGGCACGACGACGACCAGCGCTTCGAGCGAGGCCCGAAGCGCTGGTCGGTGTCGATGGCGAATGAATAG
- a CDS encoding TlpA family protein disulfide reductase, which translates to MQRRDVLAGIGSAGVLAGAGAVAVYGVPSPETLLGEDGERHEPLPIETVEAQGSEAGEVLIPAQDQPTFIDLFGTWCPPCVEQMPELAVANERIGDQVLFISVTSEGVGENRSITEDELVDWWAEHDGNWLLGVDHNAEMTERYLDGGFPTAAVIDASGRLQWSDSGVHSADEIVATIEEETDVEESP; encoded by the coding sequence ATGCAGCGCCGAGATGTCCTCGCCGGAATTGGCAGCGCTGGTGTGCTCGCGGGAGCCGGGGCGGTCGCAGTCTACGGTGTCCCCTCACCCGAGACGCTTCTCGGCGAAGATGGCGAGCGCCACGAACCACTCCCCATCGAAACCGTCGAGGCGCAAGGAAGTGAGGCGGGTGAGGTACTGATACCCGCACAGGACCAGCCGACGTTCATCGACCTCTTCGGTACCTGGTGTCCACCCTGTGTCGAACAGATGCCCGAACTCGCAGTAGCCAACGAGCGAATCGGAGACCAGGTGCTTTTCATCTCGGTCACGAGTGAGGGTGTCGGTGAGAACCGGTCGATTACCGAGGACGAACTCGTCGACTGGTGGGCCGAACACGACGGGAACTGGCTACTGGGGGTCGACCACAACGCGGAGATGACGGAACGCTATCTCGACGGGGGCTTTCCGACCGCAGCCGTCATCGACGCCTCGGGCCGCCTCCAGTGGTCCGACAGTGGCGTCCACTCGGCCGACGAGATCGTCGCGACGATTGAGGAAGAAACCGATGTGGAGGAATCTCCCTGA
- a CDS encoding bacterio-opsin activator domain-containing protein, which yields MEQSEQRYALICVTGTADRQHRLSVALSERGVDAGSSTGGANASAVADTDTTTEITATSHIEPDHLTIIERTLADLERAEGGTANGLPDDVDAVVIDVDEPAALETALDWVDGHHDPAIESSARVVAPQDGNEALAAAALRQDVDQYVPSDEDALNRVLETVAEPTASTPDDEYHRIIANELPDEAFVIDEDGIYLEAKLRPASAELYTSPATDLVGASLDDIFPEETASSLSECVTRAIETEDVQTIEYPAETRGEERLFEARVVPIDERIDGKRAVIWLARDVTERAQREAELETLNRINAVIRQVIETLVDAPTRDAIERKVCAELVNSELYCGCWITERTGAGEFRYRMGAGEATTYLEAIRKLEDDASALSSATPYEEMSGDADADADTDADADTDADANAKTDLGTNTDTDTDTDTTTGANTNTSADTNTDNKTTERQRRPTEHTGITGEITSVNNILKTEPLPEPLQEAAHADNVRAAISVPIVHEQTTYGVLTVLASRAEAFSDTEQEEFRLLGETMGFSIMAVKNRQLLFADTVTELEFRIDGGETFSFDLSETYDCTCVLEWSGTTSDGQPIQYVRIDGLDGETVLEEATAHESVESCRLIHDGHDHCTIEMRLTKSGVRTLANHGATIRDVRVEDGVGTCVVEVPQHGDVRDVAEALSVVYENTELTARHEVDRPVHTAIERRNRVLGELTDRQLTTLRLAYFGGFFEWPRSSTGEEIAEALGVTPPTMHQHLRKALKTVLTEFFAEGNTAGGGADGSQ from the coding sequence ATGGAACAGTCGGAGCAGCGATATGCACTCATCTGTGTAACGGGGACAGCGGACCGACAGCACCGACTTTCGGTTGCTCTTTCAGAGCGTGGTGTCGACGCTGGGTCGAGCACTGGCGGTGCTAACGCCTCCGCAGTTGCAGACACCGACACCACCACAGAGATCACTGCCACCTCACACATCGAACCTGACCACCTGACCATCATCGAACGGACGCTCGCGGACCTCGAGCGCGCCGAGGGTGGCACGGCAAACGGGCTGCCAGACGATGTCGATGCCGTCGTTATCGATGTCGACGAACCAGCAGCACTCGAGACGGCCCTCGACTGGGTCGACGGTCACCACGATCCTGCGATCGAATCTTCGGCGCGCGTCGTCGCGCCACAGGACGGCAACGAGGCACTCGCGGCTGCGGCACTCCGCCAGGACGTCGATCAGTACGTCCCGTCAGATGAGGATGCTCTCAACCGCGTACTCGAGACGGTTGCCGAGCCGACAGCATCGACACCTGACGACGAGTACCACAGAATCATCGCCAACGAACTGCCCGACGAGGCGTTCGTCATCGACGAGGACGGCATCTACCTGGAAGCGAAGCTTCGACCCGCATCTGCCGAACTGTACACCTCACCGGCTACCGACCTCGTCGGCGCTTCGCTGGACGACATTTTCCCCGAGGAAACCGCGTCGTCGCTCTCTGAATGCGTGACTCGCGCCATCGAGACCGAGGATGTCCAAACAATCGAGTATCCTGCCGAGACGAGGGGCGAAGAGCGACTCTTCGAGGCGCGGGTCGTTCCGATCGACGAGCGGATCGACGGCAAACGAGCGGTGATCTGGCTCGCACGTGACGTTACCGAACGAGCACAGCGCGAAGCCGAACTTGAGACGCTCAACCGGATCAATGCGGTCATCCGACAGGTGATCGAGACGCTGGTCGATGCGCCGACGCGCGACGCCATCGAACGGAAAGTCTGTGCAGAACTCGTCAACTCTGAACTGTACTGTGGCTGTTGGATTACCGAACGGACGGGTGCCGGAGAGTTTCGTTATCGAATGGGTGCGGGGGAAGCGACGACCTATCTCGAAGCGATTCGCAAGCTAGAGGACGATGCGAGCGCGCTGTCGTCGGCGACGCCGTACGAGGAAATGAGCGGTGATGCCGATGCCGACGCTGATACCGATGCCGATGCTGATACCGATGCCGATGCCAATGCCAAAACGGACCTAGGCACAAACACGGACACGGACACGGACACGGACACCACCACTGGCGCTAACACGAACACAAGTGCTGACACAAACACCGACAACAAAACCACAGAACGCCAACGACGGCCAACCGAACATACAGGAATCACCGGCGAAATCACCTCCGTCAACAACATCCTCAAAACAGAACCCCTTCCCGAGCCACTGCAGGAAGCCGCTCACGCCGACAACGTCCGCGCGGCAATCTCGGTCCCAATCGTCCACGAACAGACGACCTACGGCGTCCTGACCGTCCTCGCCAGTCGCGCCGAGGCGTTCTCTGACACCGAACAGGAAGAGTTCAGACTGCTCGGCGAGACCATGGGCTTCTCGATCATGGCCGTCAAAAACCGGCAACTCCTGTTTGCTGACACTGTCACCGAACTCGAGTTCCGGATCGACGGCGGCGAGACGTTCTCGTTCGACCTCTCCGAAACCTACGACTGTACGTGTGTACTCGAGTGGTCGGGAACGACCTCGGACGGGCAACCGATCCAGTACGTTCGAATCGACGGACTCGACGGAGAGACCGTACTCGAGGAAGCGACGGCACACGAATCAGTAGAGTCGTGTCGGCTCATCCACGACGGACACGACCACTGCACGATCGAGATGCGCCTGACCAAGTCCGGCGTGCGGACGCTCGCAAACCACGGTGCGACGATCAGGGATGTGCGGGTCGAAGACGGCGTCGGCACCTGTGTCGTCGAGGTGCCACAGCACGGTGACGTCCGTGATGTCGCGGAGGCGCTATCGGTCGTCTACGAGAATACGGAACTGACCGCTCGCCACGAGGTCGACCGACCGGTCCATACCGCTATCGAGCGCCGAAACCGGGTCCTGGGCGAGTTGACGGATCGGCAGTTGACGACCCTTCGACTGGCGTACTTCGGCGGGTTCTTCGAGTGGCCGCGCTCGAGTACGGGCGAGGAGATTGCCGAGGCGTTGGGAGTGACGCCGCCGACGATGCACCAGCATCTGCGGAAGGCGTTGAAGACGGTTCTCACGGAGTTTTTCGCGGAAGGAAACACTGCTGGCGGTGGTGCCGACGGGAGCCAGTGA
- a CDS encoding winged helix-turn-helix domain-containing protein: protein MKLRQPTDFLILEALEDKGRNVATNLAAHTGKSRKNINTRLPVLEDYGLVEKIGPAERSGLYEITSMGKAALVYQDQYDEVDDFEDLIEGPSAGDIEVDADADAQTAFVRGENDDVDDDVDADEE, encoded by the coding sequence GTGAAGCTACGCCAACCAACTGACTTTCTGATCCTCGAGGCACTCGAGGACAAGGGTCGAAACGTCGCGACGAACCTGGCTGCACACACCGGAAAGAGTCGAAAGAACATCAACACGAGGCTGCCAGTTCTCGAAGATTACGGACTCGTCGAAAAGATTGGTCCGGCAGAGCGCTCCGGCCTCTACGAGATTACGTCGATGGGCAAGGCAGCACTGGTCTACCAGGATCAGTACGACGAAGTCGACGACTTCGAAGACCTTATCGAAGGACCCAGCGCCGGCGATATCGAAGTGGATGCAGACGCAGACGCACAGACTGCGTTCGTCCGCGGCGAGAACGACGATGTCGACGACGATGTCGACGCAGACGAAGAGTAA
- a CDS encoding cytochrome c biogenesis CcdA family protein has protein sequence MATVELLSAATFALTAGIATFFSPCAYPLLPGYVGFYVSQTEQKEATLTGALSRGLIAGLGVLATFVVLLGAAFWIGHSTLTNITLFEPIVGAVLVVFGVLVLLDRAPSLSVALPKRRSGVSGFLIFGVGYALAAAGCVAPLFGAVIASALTFEPMSAAVVLGMYVGSVVVLMVALTVATGMGLVASAGSLAAYSGLLKRVAGAIMVLAGLGQLYLAIFILDVI, from the coding sequence ATGGCGACGGTTGAACTCCTCTCTGCGGCCACGTTCGCCCTGACCGCAGGTATCGCAACGTTCTTCTCTCCATGTGCGTACCCGCTGTTGCCCGGCTACGTCGGCTTCTACGTGAGCCAGACCGAACAGAAAGAGGCCACTCTCACCGGTGCACTGAGTCGAGGGTTGATCGCCGGTCTCGGTGTCCTCGCCACGTTCGTCGTGCTGCTTGGCGCGGCGTTCTGGATCGGTCACTCGACGCTGACCAACATAACACTCTTCGAACCGATCGTCGGTGCCGTGCTCGTCGTCTTCGGCGTGCTCGTCTTGCTCGATCGTGCCCCCTCGCTGTCGGTCGCTCTGCCGAAGCGGCGGTCGGGTGTGAGCGGTTTTCTGATCTTCGGCGTTGGCTACGCACTGGCAGCTGCAGGCTGTGTCGCTCCGCTTTTCGGTGCGGTGATCGCGAGTGCGCTCACGTTCGAACCGATGTCCGCGGCGGTAGTACTCGGCATGTACGTCGGCAGCGTCGTCGTGTTGATGGTCGCGTTGACGGTTGCAACGGGGATGGGACTCGTCGCAAGCGCCGGCTCGCTGGCGGCTTACAGCGGCCTGCTCAAGCGTGTGGCCGGTGCGATCATGGTCCTGGCCGGACTGGGACAACTCTACCTGGCCATTTTTATTCTGGACGTGATCTGA
- a CDS encoding SCO family protein: MERRTYLGSLGAAGAAGLTGLAGCLDELSGDDDQELSYGEYADQTVLDTQDMPGDPQAYSHPVYGDRFPPISVPDPLTGETISTEDFVGERAFVITFFFTACPDGACPALLLRLRRVQEDAAEEGYGDNISLLGLTFDPERDTADVLEEYGQQQGADLDAGNWHFLRPETYEEAEELVNEEIGMRIQRVEDEDEIADAHEGHGENGEHDDHDDHDDHDDHDDHDDHDDHDDHDDHDDHDDHDHGEYTFNHINLVVLVNKEGIVERAYPQVLNDEQGTSIEQIVEDAQTVAQH; encoded by the coding sequence ATGGAGCGACGGACGTACCTCGGCTCGCTTGGGGCGGCGGGGGCTGCTGGCCTCACCGGCCTCGCCGGTTGTCTCGACGAGCTGAGCGGCGACGACGACCAGGAACTGTCGTATGGCGAGTACGCGGACCAGACCGTGCTCGACACGCAGGATATGCCTGGTGATCCCCAGGCATACTCACATCCAGTCTACGGCGATCGATTCCCACCGATCTCGGTACCGGATCCGCTCACCGGGGAGACCATCTCGACCGAGGACTTCGTCGGCGAGCGTGCGTTCGTGATTACGTTCTTCTTCACTGCCTGTCCCGATGGCGCCTGTCCGGCCCTCCTCTTGCGGCTGCGCCGAGTCCAAGAAGACGCCGCCGAAGAAGGCTACGGCGACAACATTAGCCTGCTCGGGTTGACGTTCGATCCCGAACGAGACACCGCGGACGTACTCGAGGAGTACGGCCAGCAGCAGGGGGCAGACCTCGATGCGGGGAACTGGCATTTCCTTCGGCCGGAGACGTACGAGGAGGCAGAGGAGCTCGTCAATGAGGAGATCGGGATGCGAATTCAACGGGTCGAAGACGAAGACGAGATTGCAGATGCACACGAGGGGCACGGAGAGAACGGTGAGCATGATGATCACGACGACCACGACGACCACGACGACCACGACGACCACGACGACCACGACGACCACGACGACCACGACGACCACGACGACCACGACGACCACGACCACGGCGAATACACCTTCAACCACATCAACCTGGTCGTGCTAGTCAACAAGGAGGGTATCGTCGAGCGCGCCTATCCACAGGTGCTCAACGATGAGCAGGGGACGAGTATCGAACAGATCGTCGAGGACGCCCAAACCGTCGCACAGCACTGA